One Gemmatimonadota bacterium DNA segment encodes these proteins:
- a CDS encoding Uma2 family endonuclease, which translates to PHNGYRYELIKGELRQMAPAGRQHGRIAATICSRLESFVRNNNLGEIYAAETGFLIWTDPDTVRAPDASFVSRARADATDEEEGFFPGAPDLAVEVISPNDRASEVTEKAFDWLRAGAKMVIVLDPKTRTATIYRGFDDVRILTEGDTIDGGDVVPGWQLPLADVF; encoded by the coding sequence CCGCACAATGGCTATCGCTATGAACTCATAAAGGGAGAATTGCGCCAGATGGCGCCAGCAGGCAGACAACACGGACGAATTGCAGCGACAATCTGTAGCCGTCTCGAATCATTTGTACGAAATAATAATCTCGGTGAAATCTATGCTGCTGAGACGGGTTTTTTAATTTGGACCGATCCGGATACGGTGCGCGCTCCCGACGCGAGTTTTGTGTCGAGAGCACGCGCAGATGCCACAGACGAAGAAGAAGGGTTCTTCCCTGGCGCGCCCGACCTCGCCGTTGAAGTCATTTCGCCAAATGACCGCGCATCCGAAGTGACGGAAAAAGCATTTGATTGGTTGCGGGCAGGTGCGAAGATGGTTATTGTACTCGATCCCAAAACGCGCACGGCGACCATCTATCGCGGGTTTGACGATGTTCGCATTCTCACAGAAGGCGATACAATTGACGGCGGCGATGTCGTGCCCGGGTGGCAATTGCCACTTGCAGATGTGTTCTAA